Proteins encoded by one window of Cydia fagiglandana chromosome Z, ilCydFagi1.1, whole genome shotgun sequence:
- the LOC134678167 gene encoding integrator complex subunit 4 — MAALLKKRALAEYNKSFQDGPPSKKLHIVKKPLIGSSAAAFVGLLEKCKSSEEALQLLLRISDCLQFQESDVEEAIKKLSEHFQSEEDSVVRVKILWLFCDIGLECPVANLNNLIDLTTLLIKNETSHKVIAQGLATLLKLGGKLSEDKILMMRLVSVARENLKDTSHQVKCRCLQLISELYPLCPEMDRTLETIAEADAVVKLLAEYSNAEDARVRCEAFQSLLTFHERGHVLSAVHYEQACQALSDDYEIVREVALKLVWLLGNKYPENTITMSDGETKMRMVDEAFIRICSAVNDLCMQVRALACSLLGTTRGVSDRFLLQTLDKQLMSNMKRKRTAHERGAELVRSGAWASGRRWADDAPGQLVETHAVQLLPGGAAGAFVHGLEDELMEVRTAAVDAVCQLSMENAVFATTSLDFLVDMFNDEIEDVRLRAIDSLTRIAHHIVLREDQLETILGALEDFSMDVREGLHRMLGACSVSSKTCLEMCIDKILENLKRYPQDKRSTFRCMQRMGGAHASLVLPLTARLLAVHPFFHMPEPDVEDPAYMCVLILTLNAAAKCTTMLPLFEEHTIKHYTYLRDTMPHLVPHLPIGEAKLTSVKSEAGLDDSAVRRFFATVLRHTDNSALSPRVRLAMLRAAEEQLDRLAEMEPLFAGAAVFSALFARCVRALHGALAAPDGPPAHALSALAQDTLRLQHQFSGVTEQARACVGQLALRVTAARLCAAAGGGGGCGGPAPAALSAQAALTHQAELLDRQLAAAGVEPDPFTIGVFQQLSLGADNKPLALARALLPLLLAAPLPVIPPPSVDIRMCTATIIEPASDSDTVLRFSAGLAGGAALEAEVLRVRDPAALRVRVAYPDRQAHALAPPRDHLRPLDHHTTNDDGTVNVRLLTKVLISHGVWTESCGVDVSVCLAVDEGAGRDAAPLVDLCRPVRITVAPKPIKRGL, encoded by the exons ATGGCGGCACTGCTCAAGAAGAGGGCTTTGGCTGAATACAATAAATCTTTTCAG GATGGCCCACCATCTAAAAAGCTGCACATAGTTAAGAAGCCCCTTATAGGAAGTTCTGCTGCAGCATTTGTAGGTTTACTAGAGAAATGTAAGTCTAGTGAAGAGGCGCTGCAACTGTTGCTGCGCATATCTGACTGCCTGCAGTTCCAGGAATCTGACGTAGAGGAGGCCATCAAGAAACTCTCAGAGCACTTTCAGTCGGAAGAAGACTCTGTGGTTAGAGTCAAAATACTGTGGCTATTTTGTGACATCGGGTTAGAGTGCCCTGTTGCTAACCTCAACAACTTGATTGATCTGACCACACTCCTCATCAAGAATGAGACATCACATAag GTGATAGCCCAAGGTCTTGCCACCTTACTAAAACTGGGAGGGAAACTGTCTGAAGACAAGATCCTCATGATGCGGCTGGTGTCCGTAGCTCGGGAGAACCTCAAGGACACCAGCCACCAAGTGAAGTGCCGCTGTCTGCAGCTCATCAGTGAGCTCTACCCACTGTGCCCTGAAATGGACAGAACGTTAGAAACCATAGCTGAGGCTGATGCTGTGGTCAAACTGCTTGCAGAGTATTCTAATGCTGAG GACGCGCGCGTGCGGTGCGAAGCATTCCAGTCGCTGTTGACCTTTCACGAGCGCGGGCACGTGCTCAGCGCCGTGCACTACGAGCAGGCGTGCCAGGCGCTCAGTGACGACTACGAGATAGTGCGTGAGGTGGCCCTCAAACTCGTCTGGCTGCTGGGAAACAAGTACCCGGAGAA CACGATCACGATGTCAGACGGCGAGACGAAGATGCGCATGGTGGACGAGGCGTTCATCCGCATCTGCTCAGCGGTGAACGACCTGTGCATGCAGGTGCGCGCGCTCGCCTGCTCGCTGCTCGGCACCACGCGCGGCGTCTCCGACCGCTTCCTGCTGCAGACCCTGGACAAGCAGCTCATGAGCAACATGAAG AGGAAGCGCACGGCCCACGAGCGCGGCGCGGAGCTGGTGCGGTCGGGCGCCTGGGCGAGCGGGCGGCGCTGGGCCGACGACGCGCCCGGCCAGCTCGTCGAGACGCACGCCGTGCAGCTGCTGCCGGGCGGCGCGGCCGGCGCCTTCGTCCACGGCCTCGAGGACGAGCTCATGG AGGTCCGCACGGCAGCCGTGGACGCGGTGTGCCAGCTGTCGATGGAGAACGCCGTGTTCGCGACCACCTCGCTCGACTTCCTGGTGGACATGTTCAACGACGAGATCGAGGACGTGCGCCTGCGCGCCATCGACAGCCTCACGCGCATCGCGCACCACATCGTGCTGCGCGAGGACCAGCTAGAGACCATCCTGGGAGCTCTAGAG GATTTCTCGATGGACGTCCGTGAAGGGCTGCACAGGATGCTCGGCGCCTGCAGCGTTTCATCCAAGACTTGTCTCGAAATGTGCATCGACAAAATACTGGAAAACCTTAAGAGATATCCTCAG GACAAGCGGTCGACGTTCCGGTGCATGCAGCGCATGGGCGGCGCGCACGCGTCGCTGGTGCTGCCGCTGACGGCGCGCCTGCTGGCCGTGCACCCCTTCTTCCACATGCCCGAGCCCGACGTCGAGGACCCCGCCT ATATGTGCGTCCTGATACTGACGTTGAACGCGGCGGCCAAGTGCACGACGATGCTGCCGCTGTTCGAGGAGCACACCATCAAGCACTACACCTACCTGCGCGACACCATGCCGCACCTAGTGCCGCACCTGCCCATAG GTGAAGCGAAGCTGACAAGTGTGAAGAGCGAGGCGGGGCTGGACGACAGCGCGGTGCGGCGGTTCTTCGCCACGGTGCTGCGGCACACGGACAACAGCGCGCTGTCGCCGCGCGTGCGGCTCGCCATGCTGCGCGCCGCCGAGGAGCAGCTCGACAG GCTGGCGGAGATGGAGCCGCTGTTCGCGGGCGCGGCGGTGTTCTCTGCGCTGTTCGCGCGCTGCGTGCGCGCGCTACACGGCGCGCTGGCCGCGCCCGACGGCCCGCCCGCGCACGCGCTCTCCGCGCTCGCGCAGGACACGCTCAG ACTGCAGCACCAGTTCAGCGGGGTGACGGAGCAGGCCCGCGCATGCGTGGGACAGCTGGCGCTGCGCGTGACGGCGGCGCGGCTGTGCGcggcggccggcggcggcggcggctgcggcgGGCCCGCGCCGGCCGCGCTCTCCGCGCAGGCCGCGCTCACGCACCAGGCCGAGCTGCTCGACCGACAGCTGGCCGCTGCAG GCGTGGAGCCGGACCCGTTCACGATCGGCGTGTTCCAGCAGCTGTCGCTGGGCGCCGACAACAAGCCGCTGGCGCTGGCGCGCGCGCTGCTGCCGCTGCTGCTCGCCGCGCCGCTGCCCGTCATCCCGCCGCCCAGCGTCGAC ATTCGCATGTGCACGGCGACGATAATCGAGCCGGCGAGCGACAGCGACACGGTGCTGCGGTTCAGCGCAGGgctggcgggcggcgcggcgctggAGGCCGAGGTGCTCCGCGTGCGCGACCCGGCGGCGCTGCGCGTGCGTGTCGCCTACCCCGACCGCCAGGCGCACGcgctcgcgccgccgcgcgACCATCTGCGCCCGCTGGACCACCACACCACCA ATGACGACGGCACGGTGAACGTGCGGCTGCTGACGAAGGTGCTGATCTCGCACGGCGTGTGGACGGAGTCGTGCGGCGTGGACGTGTCGGTGTGCCTGGCCGTGGACGAGGGCGCGGGCCGCGACGCCGCGCCGCTCGTGGACCTGTGCCGCCCCGTGCGCATCACCGTGGCGCCCAAGCCCATCAAACGCGGCCTCTAG
- the LOC134679239 gene encoding steroid receptor RNA activator 1 produces MDNSINDGRVSFDPGWNDPPKISFNSQQTPPIRPRNFLNKRVAFPLSGANTSPASAPPVNLPPMPSGAPTPPVPPSLTQRDTPSNSDISINSESVLVEVKTLLLELLESSSELGAKAHDIRRRLDVMELMWMDGKLNLEVQAQMKELAHALRDDEPKKADDIHKALMVNEVSKVGTWMPGVKQLIHHSIARSELLSIDKE; encoded by the exons ATGGATAATTCCATCAACGACGGCAGAG tGTCATTTGACCCTGGATGGAATGATCCACCAAAGATCTCCTTTAATAGTCAACAAACGCCTCCGATACGACCTCGTAACTTTTTGAACAAAAGAGTTGCCTTTCCCTTGTCAGGGGCTAACACTAGCCCTGCAAGTGCACCCCCCGTCAACTTGCCACCCATGCCATCCGGTGCGCCCACCCCACCGGTTCCACCAAGTCTAACTCAGAGAGACACGCCCAGTAACTCTGACATAAGCATTAATAGTGAAAGTGTTCTAGTGGAGGTGAAGACTCTCCTACTAGAGTTATTAGAAAGCAGCAGTGAGCTGGGAGCCAAAGCACATGATATAAGAAGAAGGTTAGATGTAATGGAACTAATGTGGATGGATGGAAAATTGAATCTAGAAGTACAAGCTCAAATGAAGGAGCTTGCCCATG CTCTACGGGATGATGAGCCTAAAAAAGCAGATGACATCCACAAAGCTCTGATGGTGAATGAAGTGAGCAAAGTGGGCACCTGGATGCCGGGAGTCAAACAACTAATTCATCATTCCATAGCTCGATCTGAGCTGCTCTCTATAGACAAAGAGTGA
- the LOC134679238 gene encoding stromal cell-derived factor 2: MILYKISNVLALSILWILLIIQVTEGSKAEFVTCGTILKIMNVDLRLRLHSHDVKYGSGSGQQSVTAVDAADDYNSHWLVRAPMGETCKRGEPIKCNSNIRLHHVSTKKNLHSHYFSSPLSGNQEVSCYGDDGGEGDSGDHWTVVCNNDYWRRDTPIKLRHVDTAAFLAGSGRTFGRPISGQGEIVGVTSQYGAYTDWQAKEGLFVHPSDPLPMQHAIHTEL; this comes from the exons atgATTCTGTACAAGATTTCAAACGTATTAGCGTTATCAATATTGTGGATTCTTCTCATAATTCAAGTAACAGAAG GTTCTAAAGCAGAGTTTGTTACGTGCGGCACCatactaaaaataatgaatgtggATTTGCGTCTGAGGCTGCATTCGCATGATGTGAAGTACGGCTCGGGCTCCGGCCAGCAATCCGTCACCGCTGTCGACGCCGCGGACGACTACAACAGTCACTGGCTGGTTCGCGCTCCCATGGGCGAGACGTGTAAAAGAGG AGAGCCTATTAAGTGCAACTCCAACATCCGTCTCCATCATGTATCCACTAAGAAGAATCTCCACTCACACTATTTCTCATCTCCATTGTCTGGCAACCAAGAGGTGTCTTGCTACGGCGACGATGGCGGCGAAGGAGACAGCGGCGATCACTGGACTGTGGTCTGCAACAATGACTACTGGAGAAGAGACACCCCAATTAAGTTGAGACATGTTGACACTGCTGC GTTTTTGGCTGGTTCAGGACGCACATTTGGTCGGCCCATCAGTGGACAGGGTGAGATTGTGGGTGTCACTTCACAGTATGGGGCTTATACTGACTGGCAGGCTAAAGAGGGCTTGTTTGTTCATCCTAGTGACCCACTACCCATGCAGCACGCAATCCACACAGAATTATAA